From Pseudomonas sp. stari2, a single genomic window includes:
- the pcaR gene encoding pca regulon transcriptional regulator PcaR: MNDQMRNSFTSVAPPIVASPAKRIQALTGDPDFMTSLARGLAVVQAFQERKRHLTIAQISHRTEIPRAAVRRCLHTLIKLGYATTDGRTYSLLPKVLTLGHAYLSSTPLAVSAQPYLDRMSEQLHEACNMATLEGDDILYIARSATTQRLISVDLSVGGRLPAYCTSMGRILLAALDDTSLREYLDHAELVAKTSRTIHTPDALLECLQEVRQQGWCIVDQELEQGLRSIAVPVYDASGQVVAALNVSTHAGRVSRTELEQRFLPGLLSASRDLSAQLFA; encoded by the coding sequence ATGAACGATCAAATGCGCAATTCCTTTACGTCGGTGGCGCCGCCGATCGTTGCTTCACCGGCCAAACGCATCCAGGCCCTGACCGGCGATCCGGATTTCATGACCTCCCTGGCCCGTGGCCTGGCGGTGGTCCAGGCGTTTCAGGAACGCAAGCGTCACTTGACCATCGCCCAGATCAGCCACCGTACGGAAATCCCCCGCGCCGCCGTGCGTCGTTGCCTGCATACGCTGATCAAACTCGGTTACGCCACTACCGACGGGCGCACGTACTCGTTGCTGCCCAAAGTGCTGACCCTCGGTCACGCCTATTTGTCTTCGACGCCGCTGGCGGTTTCCGCCCAGCCTTACCTCGACCGCATGAGCGAGCAGCTTCACGAGGCCTGCAACATGGCCACACTGGAAGGCGACGACATTCTCTACATCGCGCGTTCGGCCACGACTCAACGCCTGATCTCGGTGGACCTGTCGGTGGGCGGGCGCTTGCCGGCGTATTGCACGTCCATGGGACGGATTCTGCTGGCAGCGCTGGACGACACCTCGCTGCGCGAATACCTCGATCACGCTGAACTGGTGGCCAAGACCAGTCGCACGATTCACACCCCCGACGCCTTGCTCGAATGTTTGCAGGAAGTCCGGCAGCAGGGCTGGTGCATCGTCGATCAGGAACTGGAACAAGGTCTGCGTTCAATTGCCGTGCCGGTGTATGACGCTTCCGGTCAAGTGGTGGCCGCGCTCAATGTCAGCACCCACGCCGGTCGCGTCAGCCGTACCGAACTGGAACAGCGCTTTCTGCCCGGCCTGTTGAGCGCCAGTCGTGACCTCAGCGCGCAGTTGTTCGCCTGA
- a CDS encoding MFS transporter, whose product MNQPQSAVGHCLDVQSFINTQPISRYQWRVVILCFLIVFLDGLDTAAMGFIAPALSQDWGIDRASLGPVMSAALIGMVFGALGSGPLADRFGRKVVLVGAVFLFGAFSLASAYATNVEQLLVLRFLTGLGLGAGMPNATTLLSEYTPERKKSLLVTSMFCGFNLGMAGGGFISAKLIPAFGWHSLLLIGGILPLILAVVLLLWLPESARYLVVRNRGTDKVRKTLAPIDPATVAQAASFSVPEQKTVKARNVFAVIFSGTYSVGTLLLWLTYFMGLVIVYLLTSWLPTLMRDSGASMEQAAFIGALFQFGGVLSAVGVGWAMDRFNPHKVIGIFYLLAGVFAYAVGQSLGNITLLATLVLVAGMCVNGAQSAMPSLAARFYPTQGRATGVSWMLGIGRFGAILGAWMGATLLGLGWNFEQVLTALVIPAGLATAAVVIKGLVSHADAT is encoded by the coding sequence ATGAACCAGCCTCAGTCCGCTGTGGGGCACTGCCTCGACGTGCAGTCCTTCATCAATACCCAACCGATCTCGCGCTATCAGTGGCGCGTCGTGATCCTGTGTTTCCTGATTGTGTTCCTCGATGGCCTCGACACCGCGGCCATGGGATTTATTGCTCCAGCGCTTTCCCAGGACTGGGGCATCGACCGCGCCAGCCTCGGCCCGGTGATGAGCGCCGCGCTGATCGGCATGGTCTTCGGTGCGCTGGGCTCCGGTCCGCTGGCTGACCGCTTCGGGCGAAAAGTCGTCCTGGTTGGCGCGGTATTTCTGTTCGGTGCTTTCAGCCTGGCGTCGGCCTACGCCACCAACGTCGAGCAATTGCTGGTGCTGCGATTCCTCACCGGTCTGGGATTGGGCGCCGGCATGCCGAACGCCACCACGCTGCTGTCGGAATACACTCCGGAACGCAAGAAGTCGCTGCTGGTGACCAGCATGTTCTGTGGCTTCAACCTCGGCATGGCCGGCGGCGGATTCATCTCGGCCAAGCTGATTCCGGCGTTCGGCTGGCACAGCCTGTTGCTGATCGGCGGGATTCTGCCGCTGATCCTCGCCGTGGTGTTGCTGCTCTGGTTGCCGGAATCGGCGCGTTATCTGGTGGTGCGTAATCGTGGCACCGACAAGGTACGCAAGACTCTCGCACCCATTGATCCTGCCACCGTCGCTCAGGCCGCGAGTTTCAGTGTCCCGGAACAGAAAACCGTAAAAGCCCGCAACGTGTTCGCGGTGATTTTCTCGGGCACCTACAGCGTAGGTACGTTGCTGCTGTGGCTGACTTATTTCATGGGCCTGGTGATCGTGTACCTGCTGACCAGTTGGCTGCCGACCCTGATGCGCGACAGTGGCGCGAGCATGGAGCAGGCAGCCTTCATCGGCGCGTTGTTCCAGTTCGGCGGGGTGTTGAGCGCGGTCGGCGTAGGCTGGGCGATGGACCGGTTCAATCCGCACAAGGTCATCGGCATTTTCTACCTGCTGGCCGGGGTGTTTGCCTACGCGGTCGGGCAGAGCCTGGGCAACATCACGCTGCTGGCGACGCTGGTGCTGGTGGCGGGCATGTGCGTCAACGGCGCGCAATCGGCGATGCCGTCGCTGGCCGCGCGGTTTTATCCGACCCAGGGCCGAGCGACCGGTGTGTCGTGGATGCTGGGCATTGGCCGGTTCGGCGCGATTCTCGGCGCATGGATGGGCGCGACGCTGCTGGGCCTGGGCTGGAATTTCGAACAGGTGCTGACAGCGCTGGTGATCCCGGCCGGGCTGGCCACGGCTGCGGTGGTGATCAAGGGTCTGGTCAGTCACGCGGACGCGACCTGA
- a CDS encoding CoA transferase subunit A, whose protein sequence is MAEILSLHDAVKQFVNDGDTVALEGFTHLIPTAAGHEIIRQGKKDLTLVRMTPDLIYDQLIGAGCARKLIFSWGGNPGVGSLHRLRDAVEKQWPHALEIEEHSHADLANAYVAGASGLPFAVLRAYAGSDLPKVNPLIKSVTCPFTGEVLAAVPSVRPDVTVIHAQKADRQGNVLLWGILGVQKEAALAAKRCIVTVEEIVDNLNAPMNACVLPTWALSAVCHVPGGAHPSYAHGYTERDNRFYQAWDPIARDRETFTAWINEYIHGCADFSEFQAKLAAASEAK, encoded by the coding sequence ATGGCTGAGATCCTTTCGCTGCACGACGCGGTGAAGCAATTCGTCAACGACGGCGACACCGTCGCGCTCGAAGGCTTCACTCACCTGATCCCTACGGCGGCGGGTCATGAAATCATTCGTCAGGGCAAGAAAGATCTGACCCTGGTGCGGATGACGCCTGACCTGATCTACGACCAACTGATCGGTGCCGGCTGTGCGCGCAAGCTGATCTTCTCCTGGGGGGGCAACCCTGGCGTGGGTTCGCTGCACCGTCTGCGTGACGCGGTCGAGAAACAATGGCCACACGCCCTGGAAATCGAAGAACACAGCCACGCCGACCTGGCCAACGCTTACGTCGCCGGCGCGTCCGGCCTGCCGTTTGCGGTGTTGCGGGCCTACGCCGGTTCCGACCTGCCGAAGGTCAACCCGCTGATCAAATCCGTGACTTGCCCGTTCACCGGCGAAGTGCTGGCGGCGGTGCCGTCGGTGCGTCCGGACGTGACCGTGATCCACGCCCAGAAAGCCGACCGTCAGGGCAACGTGCTGTTGTGGGGCATCCTCGGCGTGCAGAAAGAAGCCGCGCTGGCCGCCAAGCGCTGCATCGTCACCGTCGAAGAAATCGTCGACAACCTCAACGCCCCGATGAACGCCTGCGTGCTGCCGACCTGGGCCTTGAGCGCGGTCTGCCACGTACCCGGTGGCGCGCATCCGTCCTACGCCCACGGTTACACCGAGCGTGACAATCGCTTCTATCAGGCGTGGGATCCGATCGCCCGCGACCGTGAGACGTTTACCGCGTGGATCAACGAATACATCCATGGCTGCGCTGACTTCAGCGAGTTCCAGGCCAAGTTGGCCGCTGCTTCGGAGGCCAAGTAA
- a CDS encoding CoA-transferase subunit beta, translated as MTYTTNEMMTVAAARRLKNGSVCFVGIGLPSKAANLARLTSSPDVVLIYESGPIGAKPSVLPLSIGDGELAETADTVVPTGEIFRYWLQGGRIDVGFLGAAQVDRFGNINTTVVGDYHQPKVRLPGAGGAPEIAGSAKSVLIILKQSSRSFVDKLDFITSVGHGEGGDSRKRLGLPGAGPVGIITDLCIMEPEEGTHEFVVTALHPGVTREQVVAATGWAIRFADSVATTAEPTEVELTALRDLEARTAAAHGQAPGEA; from the coding sequence ATGACTTACACCACCAATGAAATGATGACCGTCGCCGCGGCCCGTCGCCTGAAGAACGGCTCGGTGTGCTTCGTCGGCATCGGCCTGCCGTCGAAAGCCGCCAACCTGGCGCGCCTGACTTCGTCGCCGGACGTGGTGCTGATCTACGAATCCGGCCCTATCGGCGCCAAACCCAGCGTGTTGCCACTGTCCATCGGTGATGGCGAACTGGCGGAAACCGCTGACACCGTCGTGCCGACCGGTGAGATTTTTCGTTACTGGCTGCAGGGCGGACGCATCGACGTCGGTTTTCTCGGCGCAGCGCAGGTTGACCGTTTCGGCAACATCAACACCACGGTGGTGGGCGACTATCACCAGCCGAAAGTGCGCCTGCCGGGTGCCGGTGGCGCGCCGGAAATCGCCGGTTCTGCCAAAAGCGTGCTGATCATCCTTAAACAGTCGTCGCGTTCGTTTGTCGACAAGCTCGATTTCATCACCTCGGTCGGCCATGGCGAGGGCGGCGATTCACGCAAGCGTCTGGGCCTGCCGGGCGCCGGGCCGGTCGGGATCATCACCGACCTGTGCATCATGGAGCCGGAAGAGGGGACCCACGAGTTCGTCGTTACTGCCCTGCATCCGGGTGTGACCCGCGAGCAAGTGGTCGCCGCCACTGGTTGGGCGATCCGTTTTGCCGACAGCGTGGCCACCACTGCCGAACCGACCGAAGTCGAGCTGACCGCCCTGCGCGATCTCGAAGCCCGCACCGCAGCGGCCCACGGCCAGGCACCGGGAGAAGCATGA
- the pcaF gene encoding 3-oxoadipyl-CoA thiolase, whose protein sequence is MMRDVYICDAIRTPIGRFGGGLAAVRADDLAAVPIKALMERNPSVDWSAIDEVFLGCANQAGEDNRNVARMALLLAGLPDSVPGVTLNRLCASGMDAIGTAFRAIASGEMELAIAGGVESMSRAPFVMGKADAAFSRNMKLEDTTIGWRFINPLMKAQYGVDAMPQTADNVADDYEISREDQDAFALRSQQRTAAAQAAGYFAEEIVEVRIAHKKGETVVSQDEHPRADTTIEALTKLKPVNGPDKTVTAGNASGVNDGAAALILASAEAVKKHGLTARAKVLGMASAGVAPRVMGIGPVPAVRKLTERLGVAVSDFDVIELNEAFASQGLAVLRELGLADDAAQVNPNGGAIALGHPLGMSGARLVLTALHQLEKTGGKKGLATMCVGVGQGLALAIERI, encoded by the coding sequence ATGATGCGCGACGTTTATATCTGCGATGCGATTCGTACCCCCATCGGTCGTTTCGGTGGTGGTCTGGCGGCTGTTCGCGCCGACGATCTGGCCGCCGTGCCGATCAAGGCCCTGATGGAGCGCAACCCGTCGGTGGACTGGAGCGCGATCGACGAAGTGTTCCTCGGCTGCGCCAACCAGGCCGGCGAAGACAACCGCAACGTGGCGCGCATGGCGCTGTTGCTGGCGGGCCTGCCGGACAGCGTGCCCGGCGTTACCCTCAATCGCCTTTGTGCGTCGGGGATGGATGCTATTGGGACGGCGTTCCGCGCCATCGCCAGCGGCGAAATGGAGCTGGCGATTGCCGGTGGCGTCGAGTCGATGTCCCGCGCACCGTTCGTGATGGGCAAGGCCGATGCGGCGTTTTCGCGCAACATGAAACTGGAAGACACCACCATTGGCTGGCGTTTCATCAACCCGCTGATGAAGGCCCAGTACGGCGTCGACGCGATGCCGCAGACCGCCGACAACGTGGCTGACGATTACGAAATTTCCCGCGAGGATCAGGACGCTTTCGCCCTGCGCAGTCAGCAACGGACGGCCGCCGCACAGGCTGCCGGCTACTTTGCCGAGGAAATCGTCGAAGTGCGGATCGCCCACAAGAAGGGCGAAACCGTGGTCAGCCAGGACGAACACCCACGCGCCGACACCACGATTGAAGCGCTGACCAAGTTGAAACCGGTCAACGGCCCGGACAAGACCGTCACTGCCGGCAACGCATCGGGCGTGAATGACGGTGCCGCCGCGCTGATTCTGGCCTCGGCCGAAGCGGTGAAAAAACACGGTTTGACTGCCCGCGCCAAAGTGCTGGGCATGGCCAGTGCCGGGGTCGCGCCACGGGTGATGGGCATCGGCCCGGTGCCGGCGGTGCGCAAACTCACCGAACGCCTTGGAGTGGCGGTCAGCGATTTCGATGTGATCGAACTCAACGAAGCGTTTGCCAGCCAGGGTCTGGCGGTGCTGCGCGAGCTGGGATTGGCGGACGACGCCGCCCAGGTCAACCCGAACGGCGGGGCGATTGCCCTCGGCCACCCCTTGGGCATGAGCGGTGCGCGGCTGGTATTGACGGCGCTGCATCAGCTGGAAAAGACCGGCGGCAAGAAAGGTCTGGCGACCATGTGTGTCGGTGTCGGCCAGGGGCTGGCCCTGGCGATCGAACGCATCTGA
- the pcaH gene encoding protocatechuate 3,4-dioxygenase subunit beta, translating into MTDKPGYRRPQEGTQPPYLHPTYQSTNLRSPSKPLVFLPHSLSEITGPTIGAERVADTDNDLTAQHAGEPLGERIIIHGRVLDENGLPVPGILVEIWQANAAGRYNHARDLHDAPLDPNFTGTGRTVTDADGWYQFQTIKPGAYPWGNHHNAWRPAHVHFSLFGPSILTRLVTQMYFPGDPLLAYDPIYNCVPDTSAKERLIAAFDLEKTIPSYALAYRWDIVLRGREATPMEK; encoded by the coding sequence ATGACTGACAAGCCTGGCTACCGTCGTCCACAGGAAGGCACCCAGCCGCCGTACCTGCACCCGACTTATCAATCCACCAATCTGCGCTCGCCATCCAAGCCATTGGTGTTTCTGCCCCATTCGCTGTCTGAAATCACTGGCCCGACCATCGGTGCCGAGCGAGTGGCCGACACCGATAACGATCTGACCGCACAGCATGCCGGCGAGCCGCTCGGCGAGCGGATCATCATCCACGGGCGCGTGCTCGACGAAAACGGCCTGCCGGTGCCGGGGATTCTGGTCGAGATCTGGCAAGCCAACGCCGCCGGTCGCTACAACCATGCCCGTGACTTGCACGACGCACCGCTGGACCCGAACTTCACCGGCACCGGCCGCACCGTGACTGACGCCGACGGCTGGTATCAGTTCCAGACCATCAAGCCGGGCGCGTATCCGTGGGGCAACCACCACAACGCCTGGCGTCCGGCGCACGTGCACTTCTCGCTGTTCGGACCGAGCATTTTGACGCGTCTGGTCACGCAAATGTATTTCCCGGGCGATCCGCTGCTGGCGTATGACCCGATCTATAACTGCGTGCCGGATACCTCGGCCAAGGAACGCCTGATCGCCGCATTCGATCTGGAAAAAACCATTCCGTCCTACGCCCTTGCTTATCGCTGGGACATCGTGCTGCGCGGCCGCGAAGCCACGCCGATGGAGAAATGA
- the pcaG gene encoding protocatechuate 3,4-dioxygenase subunit alpha codes for MTLIATTSHTVGPYYHIGLTWLNRENLANELTLGQRVAISGQVVDGNGDVVNDAMLEVWQANAAGKYDHPEDEQAKPLDPNFEGFGRVPVDAEGRFRFTTIKPGTVEGLKGTTQAPHLVVLVFARGLVKHLLTRIYFEGDPANVNDPLLECVPAERRSTLLAKPDAEGVYQWNVILQGTDAETVFFDY; via the coding sequence ATGACCCTGATTGCGACCACGTCCCACACCGTCGGGCCGTATTACCACATCGGCCTGACCTGGCTGAACCGCGAGAATCTCGCCAACGAACTGACCCTCGGCCAGCGCGTGGCGATCAGCGGACAAGTGGTGGACGGCAACGGCGATGTCGTCAACGACGCCATGCTCGAAGTCTGGCAGGCCAACGCCGCCGGTAAATACGATCATCCGGAAGACGAGCAGGCTAAACCGCTGGACCCGAATTTCGAAGGTTTCGGCCGGGTGCCGGTGGATGCCGAAGGGCGCTTCCGTTTCACCACGATCAAGCCGGGCACCGTCGAAGGCCTGAAAGGCACGACCCAGGCGCCGCATCTGGTGGTGTTGGTGTTTGCGCGCGGTCTGGTGAAGCACTTGCTGACGCGGATTTATTTCGAGGGCGATCCGGCGAACGTCAATGATCCGCTGCTCGAATGCGTACCGGCCGAGCGGCGCAGCACGTTGCTGGCGAAGCCGGATGCAGAGGGTGTCTATCAGTGGAATGTGATCCTGCAGGGCACTGACGCGGAAACCGTGTTCTTCGATTACTAA